The Diprion similis isolate iyDipSimi1 chromosome 11, iyDipSimi1.1, whole genome shotgun sequence genome includes a region encoding these proteins:
- the LOC124412538 gene encoding V-type proton ATPase 16 kDa proteolipid subunit, translated as MSTVEIGETNPIYGPFFGVMGAASAIVFSALGAAYGTAKSGTGIAAMSVMRPELIMKSIIPVVMAGIIAIYGLVVAILIAGSVDSPTNNYTLYKGFLHLGAGLAVGFSGLAAGFAIGIVGDAGVRGTAQQPRLFVGMILILIFAEVLGLYGLIVAIFLYTKV; from the exons ATGAGTACCGTCGAAATCGGAGAAACAAATCCCATCTACGGGCCATTCTTTGGAGTAATGGGCGCCGCCTCGGCGATCGTCTTTTCCG CCCTCGGAGCGGCCTATGGAACTGCAAAGTCCGGTACCGGTATCGCAGCCATGTCCGTCATGAGGCCTGAGCTGATTATGAAGTCCATCATTCCCGTCGTCATGGCGGGTATTATAGCCATTTATGGTCTGGTGGTGGCGATTCTTATCGCGGGGTCGGTCGACTCGCCGACGAACAATTACACCCTTTACAA GGGATTCCTCCACCTCGGAGCTGGTCTTGCGGTAGGATTTTCGGGTCTAGCCGCAGGTTTCGCCATCGGCATAGTGGGTGACGCAGGTGTGAGAGGTACCGCTCAACAACCTCGTCTCTTCGTCGGTATGATCTTGATCCTTATTTTCGCCGAAGTATTGGGTCTCTACGGTTTGATCGTCGCCATCTTCCTCTACACCAAGGTGTGA